The Pongo abelii isolate AG06213 chromosome 21, NHGRI_mPonAbe1-v2.0_pri, whole genome shotgun sequence genome has a window encoding:
- the LIME1 gene encoding lck-interacting transmembrane adapter 1 precursor: MGLPVSWAPPAFWVLGCCALLLWLWALCTACRRPEDAVAPRKRTRR; the protein is encoded by the exons ATGGGGCTGCCAGTGTCCTGGGCCCCTCCTGCCTTCTGGGTTCTAGGGTGCTGCGCCCTGCTCCTCTGGCTGTGGGCGCTGTGCACAGCCTGCCGCAG GCCTGAGGACGCTGTAGCCCCCAGGAAGAGGACGCGGAGGCAG
- the LIME1 gene encoding lck-interacting transmembrane adapter 1 isoform X2 codes for MGLPVSWAPPAFWVLGCCALLLWLWALCTACRRPEDAVAPRKRTRRQRARLQGSATAAEAQVGHQTARAAPGPARQQGPAACQHGSPAPTLAGGVQGHHRTAGRPLCLPTPGAAPGSAGSCSHRRVRWPRGHLFQRGAGGPSRGQPGGQPCGG; via the exons ATGGGGCTGCCAGTGTCCTGGGCCCCTCCTGCCTTCTGGGTTCTAGGGTGCTGCGCCCTGCTCCTCTGGCTGTGGGCGCTGTGCACAGCCTGCCGCAG GCCTGAGGACGCTGTAGCCCCCAGGAAGAGGACGCGGAGGCAGCGGGCGAGGCTGCAGGGCAGTGCGACGGCAGCGGAAGCA CAAGTCGGACACCAGACTGCACGAGCTGCACCGGGGCCCGCGCGGCAGCAGGG ccctgcggCCTGCCAGCATGGATCTCCTGCGCCCACACTGGCTGGAGGTGTCCAGGGACATCACCGGACCGCAGGCAGGCCCCTCTGCCTTCCCACACCAGGAGCTGCCCCGGGCTCTGCCGGCAGCTGCAGCCACCGCAGGGTGCGCTGGCCTCGAGGCCACCTATTCCAACGTGGGGCTGGCGGCCCTTCCCGGGGTCAGCCTGGCGGCCAGCCCTGTGGTGGCTGA